In Candidatus Falkowbacteria bacterium, a genomic segment contains:
- a CDS encoding efflux RND transporter periplasmic adaptor subunit — protein MTKKRRNWLIVIALLVILIGGGIFVSSKNKSKIEYTTVAVTKGKLVQTVNETGTITPAKEIELNFLNSGQLSQINVKVGDQVMPDQALGQIDSSNLAIREREALASLNVTLANVAQSQSNLDSARRDYDRQKASLQEALNQAEKSQRDLEDTSSGTITTYEQAVTTAESGLVSTKATLQRGINNKADALGLNIENKLAAGTTSLDAIDRILNDSDARPTLSIQNSSYLTLATSSHANADGLLSQAASVLAAYKTNKNFLDSSYTSTQTALSKVFEALSHMYNALTSSISSSAFTQAELDAYKTSIDSQISITSASISSLQAAKQALEDAKLQYETSVLSAEQSISQARASYDNALRTARNSVATARTNRDQQLASAQARVDSAEASLSVITAQIAQAQSSVDLARNQLNDTILKSPIKGIVTKVNYQVGEQVSPQKSFLSVLTENNFQLEIDIAETDINKVKQNNQALITLDSFGEANTFSGTVYFIEPAATIIQGVTYYKVKISFDPGTQPVKPGMTASAVITTAELDNVLMMPSRAIVEKDNQKFVRILENETPREVAVTIGLSGDDGMVEVTSGVKVGDNVVTFVKDPSKK, from the coding sequence ATGACGAAAAAAAGAAGAAATTGGTTGATTGTAATTGCACTATTAGTTATATTGATTGGTGGTGGTATTTTTGTATCATCTAAAAATAAGTCTAAAATTGAATATACGACAGTAGCAGTTACAAAAGGTAAACTCGTGCAGACTGTTAATGAAACAGGAACAATCACTCCGGCTAAAGAAATTGAATTAAACTTTTTAAACTCCGGGCAATTATCACAGATAAACGTTAAGGTTGGTGATCAAGTTATGCCTGACCAGGCCTTGGGTCAAATAGATTCATCAAATTTAGCTATTAGAGAAAGAGAAGCTTTGGCAAGTCTGAATGTAACTTTGGCAAATGTCGCTCAATCACAATCAAATCTTGATTCTGCTCGTCGTGATTATGATAGACAAAAAGCTAGTTTACAAGAAGCCCTTAATCAAGCTGAAAAAAGTCAGCGTGATCTTGAAGATACGTCAAGTGGAACGATAACAACTTATGAACAAGCTGTAACAACGGCAGAGTCAGGACTTGTCTCAACTAAAGCAACTCTTCAACGTGGAATTAATAATAAAGCTGATGCTCTTGGATTAAATATAGAAAATAAACTTGCTGCAGGAACCACGTCATTAGATGCTATTGATCGAATCTTGAATGATTCTGATGCTCGACCAACTCTTAGTATTCAGAATTCTTCATATCTTACTTTAGCAACTTCAAGCCATGCCAATGCAGATGGCTTGCTATCTCAAGCAGCGAGTGTTCTTGCAGCTTATAAAACTAACAAGAATTTTCTAGACAGTTCATACACTTCTACACAGACAGCTTTAAGTAAAGTTTTTGAAGCCTTGTCACATATGTATAATGCTCTAACGAGTAGTATTTCTTCATCTGCCTTTACTCAAGCTGAACTTGATGCGTATAAAACCAGTATTGATAGCCAAATTTCTATAACTTCTGCTTCTATCTCATCTTTGCAAGCAGCTAAGCAAGCTCTTGAGGATGCAAAATTACAATACGAAACAAGTGTGTTGTCGGCTGAACAGAGTATTAGTCAGGCCCGTGCCAGTTATGATAATGCTTTGCGAACCGCACGAAATTCTGTAGCCACTGCTCGAACAAATCGTGATCAACAATTAGCTTCAGCTCAAGCGCGAGTTGATAGTGCGGAGGCTAGCCTTTCGGTGATAACAGCTCAGATTGCTCAAGCTCAATCAAGTGTTGATTTAGCGAGAAATCAATTAAACGACACAATCCTAAAATCACCAATTAAGGGAATTGTTACAAAAGTTAATTACCAGGTTGGTGAACAGGTTAGTCCACAAAAATCATTTTTATCAGTTCTCACGGAAAATAATTTTCAGCTGGAAATTGATATAGCTGAAACTGATATTAATAAAGTTAAACAAAATAACCAAGCTTTAATTACGCTTGATTCATTTGGTGAAGCTAACACCTTTTCTGGAACCGTCTATTTTATTGAACCGGCAGCCACTATTATTCAAGGTGTGACGTATTATAAAGTAAAGATTAGTTTTGACCCAGGCACACAACCTGTCAAACCTGGCATGACAGCAAGTGCAGTTATTACTACAGCTGAATTAGATAATGTTTTAATGATGCCATCACGAGCTATTGTTGAAAAAGATAATCAAAAATTTGTAAGAATTCTGGAAAATGAAACACCACGCGAAGTTGCTGTTACCATTGGATTAAGTGGTGATGATGGAATGGTAGAAGTTACAAGTGGTGTTAAGGTAGGTGATAATGTTGTGACCTTTGTTAAAGATCCAAGTAAGAAATAA
- the murB gene encoding UDP-N-acetylmuramate dehydrogenase: MIIEELIQKDYPLAPLSTYKIGGPAEFFMAVSSQEELKGAIAWAKEHSQPITILGGGSNILIHDQGIKGLVIKLDNNTIITSDTTMIVGASSNVWTVAETAWEKKLSGIEWSIGIPGSMGGAIRGNAGAHGGSFDTVVSDVVAFDIQKLEFFKVKPTDCHFAYRHSIFKEKSDWVVWEVTLQLSAGDPEIMKQQIQEYKNYRLQSQPKEPSAGCVFKNLLVSEIEKSSPAVIEMASQEGRIKGGKIGVGYLIQKLGLMGYSVGGAKISEIHANFVVNNNQAQAKDVAEIMEYVRAQIKKNYNIELENEIQYLGF, from the coding sequence ATGATAATTGAAGAATTAATACAAAAAGACTATCCTTTAGCTCCTTTGAGTACATATAAGATTGGAGGGCCAGCCGAATTTTTTATGGCTGTTTCTTCACAGGAAGAGCTTAAAGGAGCGATTGCTTGGGCCAAAGAACACTCACAGCCAATAACTATTTTAGGCGGTGGTAGTAATATTTTAATTCATGACCAGGGGATTAAAGGTTTGGTTATAAAACTAGATAATAATACGATTATAACGAGTGACACAACTATGATAGTCGGTGCTAGTTCTAATGTCTGGACAGTTGCAGAAACTGCTTGGGAAAAAAAATTATCTGGAATTGAATGGTCAATTGGAATTCCTGGGTCAATGGGTGGCGCAATTCGTGGTAATGCCGGGGCTCATGGTGGATCATTTGATACCGTGGTCTCTGATGTTGTTGCGTTTGATATACAGAAATTAGAATTTTTTAAAGTAAAACCAACGGACTGCCATTTTGCCTATCGTCACAGTATTTTTAAAGAAAAATCTGATTGGGTTGTTTGGGAAGTGACACTTCAATTATCAGCAGGGGATCCAGAAATTATGAAACAGCAGATTCAAGAATATAAAAATTATCGTCTTCAATCTCAACCCAAAGAGCCTAGTGCAGGTTGTGTTTTTAAAAATTTATTAGTAAGTGAGATTGAGAAAAGTAGTCCCGCAGTTATAGAAATGGCAAGTCAGGAAGGAAGGATTAAAGGAGGAAAAATTGGTGTTGGATATTTGATTCAGAAATTGGGATTAATGGGGTATAGTGTTGGTGGTGCCAAGATCAGTGAGATTCATGCTAATTTTGTTGTAAATAATAATCAGGCACAAGCCAAAGATGTGGCTGAAATTATGGAATATGTCAGAGCACAAATTAAAAAGAATTATAATATAGAATTAGAAAATGAAATTCAATATTTAGGATTTTAA
- a CDS encoding ABC transporter ATP-binding protein → MLMNIKDLKKEYTTGEVVTKVLHGLSFTIAKGEFVSIMGPSGSGKSTLMHILGFLDRATSGVFEFEGQDVTSLSDDDLARFRNEKIGFVFQSFNLLPRTSVLENVKLPLLYAKDKSINVTKRATEVLEMVGLGHRLNYFTNQISGGEKQRVAIARALINKPSVIFADEPTGNLDSKSGTQVMKILQDLNEAGNTIILVTHETYTSEHAKRIISVRDGEIVKDEPVHNRRFAKEGEILK, encoded by the coding sequence ATGTTAATGAATATTAAGGATCTCAAAAAAGAATATACTACCGGTGAGGTCGTGACCAAAGTGCTTCACGGCCTTTCCTTTACTATTGCTAAAGGCGAGTTTGTTTCAATCATGGGTCCTTCTGGTTCTGGAAAATCAACCTTGATGCATATTTTGGGATTTCTTGATCGAGCGACTTCAGGTGTTTTTGAATTTGAGGGTCAGGATGTAACGTCACTATCAGATGATGATTTGGCTCGTTTTAGAAATGAAAAAATTGGCTTTGTCTTTCAATCATTTAATTTATTACCCCGAACCTCGGTTTTGGAAAATGTTAAATTACCTTTGCTTTATGCTAAGGATAAAAGTATTAATGTTACCAAACGAGCAACTGAAGTATTGGAAATGGTGGGTTTAGGTCATCGTCTTAACTACTTCACCAACCAAATTTCTGGTGGAGAAAAACAGCGAGTTGCGATTGCTCGAGCTTTAATTAATAAGCCTTCAGTTATTTTTGCTGATGAGCCAACTGGTAACCTTGATTCAAAGTCAGGAACTCAGGTTATGAAAATTTTACAAGATTTAAATGAAGCTGGAAATACAATTATTTTAGTGACTCATGAAACCTATACCTCAGAACATGCCAAGCGCATTATTAGTGTCCGAGATGGAGAAATTGTTAAAGATGAACCAGTCCATAACCGTCGTTTTGCTAAAGAAGGTGAGATTTTGAAATAA
- a CDS encoding WecB/TagA/CpsF family glycosyltransferase: MVRNRLSILGVPVDIISRTQLKQRLLDILSYRHGQQIITPNPEFLLEAQRNSEFLSVLRSASLAVPDGIGLKFAGWLKGVNLHRFTGASIVTGLLGYAETKNLRIAILNWSQGLSSNDDIKEALHKKYPRLLFIVDSLEKDHINYNTGLIKNFRPDILFVGLGAPEQDIFIARRMRELRTVRLAMGVGGSFDYITKKMPRAPRLFQVLGFEWLWRLILKPSTRWRRIWRAVVAFPLLVIRWELRRFRFRPNVVAFIVNQFGEVLILNARGKGDYWGLPQGGTERGESIETAVSREVAEETSLTDISVKAIYKDIYKYSWSKPYTHSGYKGQRQTLCIISYNGPTRAVRTNPYEHKAYRWVKVSELLRQSSRVHKKQYELFLKKYYEFNGNNS, from the coding sequence ATGGTCAGAAACCGACTTTCAATTTTAGGTGTGCCAGTAGATATTATTTCAAGAACCCAGCTAAAGCAACGGTTACTTGATATATTGTCATATCGACATGGGCAACAAATTATAACACCAAACCCAGAGTTCTTATTAGAAGCTCAGCGTAATAGTGAATTTTTATCTGTTTTACGTAGCGCTTCTTTAGCTGTTCCTGATGGTATTGGATTAAAATTTGCCGGATGGCTCAAAGGTGTTAATTTACATCGTTTTACAGGTGCTAGTATTGTTACTGGTTTACTTGGGTATGCAGAAACAAAAAATTTACGTATTGCTATTTTAAATTGGAGCCAGGGACTTTCCAGTAATGATGATATTAAAGAGGCACTTCACAAAAAATATCCAAGACTATTATTTATAGTTGATTCTTTGGAAAAGGATCACATTAATTATAATACAGGGTTAATTAAAAATTTTCGTCCCGATATATTGTTTGTCGGTTTAGGAGCACCGGAGCAAGATATTTTTATAGCTCGTCGAATGCGAGAGCTTCGAACGGTTCGGTTAGCTATGGGTGTTGGTGGTAGCTTTGATTATATTACAAAAAAAATGCCACGAGCGCCTCGCTTGTTTCAAGTCTTGGGCTTTGAATGGCTTTGGCGCTTGATATTAAAACCAAGTACTCGTTGGCGCCGAATTTGGAGGGCTGTAGTTGCCTTTCCGTTATTAGTAATTCGCTGGGAATTACGCCGTTTTCGTTTTCGTCCAAACGTGGTAGCATTTATTGTTAACCAATTTGGGGAAGTTTTAATTCTTAATGCGCGTGGAAAAGGGGATTATTGGGGACTACCACAAGGTGGCACTGAACGAGGAGAGAGTATTGAAACAGCTGTTTCTCGTGAGGTTGCTGAAGAGACAAGCTTAACTGATATTTCAGTTAAGGCCATATACAAAGATATTTATAAGTATTCATGGAGCAAACCCTATACCCATAGTGGTTACAAAGGCCAACGACAAACATTATGTATTATTTCCTATAATGGGCCAACCAGAGCTGTTCGTACTAATCCATATGAGCATAAAGCTTATCGCTGGGTAAAGGTAAGTGAGTTATTGCGACAGAGCAGTCGTGTGCACAAAAAACAGTATGAACTCTTTTTAAAAAAATATTATGAGTTTAATGGAAATAATTCCTAG
- the murC gene encoding UDP-N-acetylmuramate--L-alanine ligase, giving the protein MDFSKIKTIYMIGIKGVGMTMLAEFLAQQKYSISGSDTGEVFMTDAVLAKAGITVYSGFSGEHLQSKPDLVIYSTAYNEQTNVEVKEAIEKNYKIVTFAQALGDIFNTHFGVAVCGSHGKTTTTAWLGFVLAKAGLQPNVMVGARVPQFNGAGLTGNSNILVVEADEYQNKLQYFNPKMILLNNIDYDHPDFFPSKESYEQVFTDFIQKLPKSGCLIANSDDEIVKKIISQNLNCKVITYGLNDDADYKATSIHYQNGKQYFNVSLKKSEEVEEDETNELGIFSISLVGQHNIYNALAIIVASLELGADLLLVRRYLSEFSGTARRLELLGEYKGATIIDDYAHHPTEIQATLQALQQRYAGKKIRVIFHPHTFTRTKAFLTDFGKSFSGANEVVVLGIYGSAREVQGGINSQEVAEEIKKNGLDNVHNINSLSEVEAYLRETISEGDVIVLMGAGDVFRVGENLLKESQ; this is encoded by the coding sequence ATGGATTTTTCTAAAATAAAAACAATTTACATGATTGGGATCAAGGGAGTTGGTATGACCATGCTCGCAGAATTTTTAGCTCAGCAAAAATATAGTATTTCTGGTAGTGATACGGGTGAAGTGTTTATGACTGATGCTGTCTTAGCTAAAGCCGGTATCACAGTGTATTCTGGATTCTCAGGTGAGCATCTACAATCAAAACCTGATCTTGTTATTTATTCAACTGCCTATAATGAGCAGACCAATGTCGAAGTTAAAGAGGCTATAGAAAAAAATTATAAGATAGTAACTTTTGCTCAAGCCTTAGGAGACATCTTTAATACTCATTTTGGTGTGGCTGTTTGTGGTTCTCATGGGAAAACAACTACTACCGCTTGGCTTGGGTTTGTCTTAGCCAAAGCGGGACTACAACCTAATGTTATGGTTGGAGCACGTGTTCCTCAATTTAATGGTGCGGGATTAACAGGGAATTCTAATATACTTGTTGTGGAGGCTGATGAATATCAAAATAAATTACAATATTTTAATCCAAAAATGATTTTGTTAAATAATATTGACTATGATCACCCAGATTTTTTTCCATCTAAAGAAAGTTACGAACAAGTGTTTACTGATTTTATACAAAAGCTACCTAAATCTGGCTGTCTGATTGCAAATAGTGATGATGAAATTGTAAAAAAAATAATTTCACAAAACTTAAACTGTAAAGTTATTACCTATGGTTTGAATGATGATGCTGACTACAAAGCTACTTCTATACACTACCAAAATGGTAAACAATATTTTAATGTTTCTTTAAAAAAATCTGAGGAGGTAGAAGAAGATGAAACAAATGAGTTGGGTATTTTTTCAATATCATTAGTTGGACAACATAATATTTATAATGCTCTAGCAATAATAGTCGCATCTCTTGAGCTAGGAGCAGACCTTCTTTTGGTTCGTCGTTATCTTTCTGAGTTTTCGGGTACTGCTCGTCGTTTAGAATTATTAGGTGAATATAAGGGAGCTACTATTATTGATGACTATGCACATCATCCAACGGAAATACAGGCCACCCTGCAAGCACTTCAACAACGGTATGCTGGTAAAAAAATTAGAGTAATTTTTCATCCTCATACTTTTACTCGAACAAAAGCCTTTTTAACTGACTTTGGAAAAAGTTTTTCAGGTGCCAATGAAGTTGTGGTTTTGGGAATTTATGGTTCAGCTCGAGAAGTTCAGGGAGGAATAAACAGTCAAGAAGTTGCGGAGGAAATTAAAAAGAACGGTCTTGATAATGTACATAACATTAATTCACTATCTGAAGTAGAAGCATATTTACGAGAAACTATTTCTGAAGGTGATGTTATTGTTTTAATGGGGGCAGGAGATGTGTTTAGAGTTGGTGAAAACTTACTTAAAGAATCTCAATAA
- a CDS encoding nucleotidyltransferase domain-containing protein: MDYMKPFIPSDIIDQLKKIKNCQAILLMGSRAQGKENKNSDWDFYIILKDGSKSWRKAWKYKNTWIEIFCVDSKTMKNDFAKDLIEGRGLITSMLATGFIVLDSPRKTLFNLTQIAKKNWNKGPNKLTQSELNWINFDISTYLQNIEDCISKNNPAHTVFNQAYNDFIRYYYRLNNAWIPRPKKCLYDLKVNHKKMYQYIEAINKQNNWQKKAHLLIKLGQYIGKKHKLSLNGELPIMREKP; the protein is encoded by the coding sequence ATAGATTATATGAAACCATTTATTCCTTCAGACATTATAGATCAGTTAAAAAAAATTAAGAATTGCCAAGCAATTTTACTTATGGGATCTCGAGCGCAAGGAAAGGAAAATAAAAATTCTGATTGGGACTTTTATATAATTTTAAAAGATGGGTCCAAGTCATGGCGAAAAGCCTGGAAATATAAAAATACCTGGATAGAAATATTTTGTGTTGATAGCAAGACAATGAAAAATGATTTTGCAAAAGATCTAATTGAAGGCAGGGGACTAATAACGTCTATGCTCGCGACTGGTTTCATAGTTTTAGACTCGCCTCGAAAGACGCTGTTTAATTTAACCCAAATAGCGAAAAAAAATTGGAACAAGGGTCCTAATAAACTTACACAATCAGAATTGAATTGGATTAACTTTGATATCAGCACCTATCTACAGAATATTGAAGATTGTATATCAAAAAATAATCCCGCTCATACAGTATTCAATCAAGCCTATAACGATTTTATCCGATATTATTATCGTTTGAATAATGCATGGATTCCAAGGCCAAAAAAGTGTTTATACGATTTAAAGGTTAACCATAAGAAAATGTATCAGTATATAGAAGCTATTAATAAACAGAATAATTGGCAGAAAAAGGCTCATTTACTTATAAAACTTGGTCAATATATTGGAAAAAAACATAAGCTTTCTCTTAATGGTGAGTTGCCAATTATGCGAGAAAAGCCCTAG
- the murG gene encoding undecaprenyldiphospho-muramoylpentapeptide beta-N-acetylglucosaminyltransferase, whose product MKSKKIILTGGGTGGSVTPLLALVPYFQTEGWEVIWIGTRTGVEKKIVSDAKLPFYAIASGKFRRYFSIKNFTDPILIIIGFFQSLFLLLKLRADVVMSAGGFVSVPVVWAAWCLRIPITIHQQDIRPGLANRLMSVCASVITVTFEKSLQDYKQKAVWVGNPVRPEFIKALESGLRKQTALPWLLILGGGTGSEALNELVLASLPTLTKQFYVIHITGNKISEKDFSSIYNYEPHSFLPAEKIAETMRQSTLVITRAGLGTLTELSFLSKPTIIMPLPHSHQVDNAAYFQKNEAAIVLSQTDCSVEKFIQTIISMTEDAALLEKLSLSINRLIKPEAEKQIFTIVHDLIRR is encoded by the coding sequence ATGAAGTCAAAAAAAATTATTTTAACCGGAGGCGGAACGGGTGGATCGGTAACGCCTTTATTAGCACTTGTACCTTATTTTCAGACGGAAGGTTGGGAAGTGATATGGATTGGTACTCGTACGGGAGTTGAAAAAAAAATTGTCAGTGATGCAAAATTACCTTTTTATGCGATAGCTTCTGGAAAGTTTCGTCGTTATTTTTCCATAAAAAACTTTACAGATCCAATTCTTATAATAATTGGTTTTTTTCAATCTTTATTTTTATTATTAAAATTACGTGCTGATGTAGTAATGAGTGCTGGTGGCTTTGTCTCTGTTCCCGTTGTTTGGGCAGCCTGGTGTTTACGAATTCCAATTACAATTCATCAACAAGATATTAGACCAGGATTGGCTAATCGATTAATGTCAGTTTGTGCATCAGTTATCACAGTAACTTTTGAAAAAAGCTTACAAGATTATAAACAAAAAGCAGTCTGGGTCGGAAACCCTGTTCGCCCAGAATTTATTAAAGCTTTGGAGAGTGGATTAAGAAAACAAACAGCTTTGCCATGGCTATTAATTCTTGGTGGAGGAACAGGATCAGAGGCTCTTAATGAATTGGTTTTAGCTAGTTTACCGACACTAACAAAACAATTTTATGTTATTCATATAACTGGTAACAAGATTTCCGAAAAAGATTTTTCAAGTATATATAACTATGAACCCCATTCTTTTTTACCAGCCGAGAAGATAGCAGAAACAATGAGACAATCAACATTAGTTATTACCCGAGCTGGGTTAGGTACTTTAACCGAATTATCATTTTTGTCTAAGCCAACAATTATTATGCCACTACCTCACTCACATCAGGTTGATAATGCAGCATATTTTCAAAAAAATGAGGCAGCTATTGTTTTATCCCAAACTGATTGTAGTGTTGAAAAATTTATTCAAACAATCATTTCTATGACAGAAGATGCTGCGCTTTTGGAGAAATTATCTCTATCAATTAATAGATTAATAAAACCCGAAGCCGAAAAACAAATTTTTACTATTGTCCATGATTTAATTAGACGTTAG
- a CDS encoding ABC transporter permease: protein MTFNYFAQLIKSAFRALNAARRRSLLTMLGIIIGVAAVIIIIAIGAGAQSLILSQVSTFGANLVGVLPGKSEKNGPPASVMGVTITTLTLDDAKALADKSNASSYFSSSTVYSWCWNTYVEGSKI from the coding sequence ATGACCTTTAATTATTTTGCACAATTAATTAAGAGTGCTTTTCGAGCTCTAAATGCGGCACGTCGTCGTAGTCTTTTAACGATGCTTGGAATTATTATTGGTGTGGCTGCCGTTATTATTATTATCGCTATTGGTGCCGGTGCTCAATCATTAATTTTGTCTCAAGTATCAACCTTTGGTGCAAATTTAGTTGGAGTCTTGCCTGGTAAATCAGAAAAAAATGGGCCCCCTGCTTCAGTGATGGGTGTTACAATTACCACCTTAACTTTGGATGATGCAAAAGCCTTGGCTGATAAAAGTAATGCTTCCTCATATTTCAGCAGTAGCACCGTTTACTCGTGGTGTTGGAACACTTACGTGGAAGGATCAAAAATATGA
- a CDS encoding ABC transporter ATP-binding protein: protein MQFFSNHNKQIVTYSSFQLVKDILKLLKPYKWRFFFASLLRLLGDLAWLYPAYALAFIITFLTEYKAGDPLNKLWLVVALFFVAIVIRTVGLFLSKHFGYAVGERIAIDSTLNTVKHMFRLDMSWHERENSGNKIKRIQNAGDGLNKIVRMWFNNIIEISVNLIAINIIIAQFDKTVLLMIIVFLVSYFIISGIMTRKASQASYKVNIEEENVHGLLFEAVNNIRTVKVMSMIGTLYKMLTSRTDILFRKLKERIFLYQSRNAFLSFWGGAFKIAIMILIIKGILDGQYAIGFLILFNMYYGNLSHSIDELAFVSVDFVAAKLSVSRMKAILDQPITIDDEKGKKLLSRDWKKITVQNVSFSYGDNKVLDNVSFEVRRGEKIGIVGLSGAGKSTLFKLLLKEREEFAGDILFDSTSIKKIKSNDYFKVASVVLQDTEVFNFSLKDNITITNVEEEKNEKLLKKALSTAHITDLVAKLPDGLNTLIGEKGVKLSGGERQRLGIARAIFKEPQILLLDEATSHLDLESEEKIRDSLNKFFETVTAIVIAHRLTTIKQMDKILVIEDGKIIESGNFEKLYADHGRFYELWEKQKL, encoded by the coding sequence ATGCAATTTTTTTCTAACCACAATAAACAAATTGTAACCTATTCTTCGTTTCAACTTGTTAAAGATATATTGAAATTACTCAAGCCATATAAATGGCGATTCTTTTTTGCATCATTACTTAGGCTCTTGGGAGATTTAGCTTGGTTGTACCCGGCCTATGCCCTTGCTTTTATTATTACTTTTTTAACAGAGTATAAAGCTGGCGACCCACTTAACAAATTGTGGTTAGTAGTTGCTTTATTCTTTGTTGCAATCGTTATTAGAACAGTAGGTCTTTTTCTATCTAAACATTTTGGCTATGCGGTTGGAGAAAGAATAGCCATTGACTCAACTTTGAATACTGTTAAACACATGTTTCGACTGGATATGTCTTGGCATGAGCGTGAGAATTCAGGTAATAAAATTAAAAGAATTCAAAATGCTGGAGACGGACTAAATAAGATAGTTAGAATGTGGTTTAACAATATTATTGAAATTTCTGTAAATTTAATTGCAATTAATATTATAATTGCACAGTTTGATAAAACAGTATTGTTAATGATTATAGTCTTTTTGGTTTCATATTTTATTATCTCAGGGATAATGACAAGAAAAGCCAGCCAAGCTTCATATAAAGTGAACATTGAAGAGGAAAATGTGCATGGACTATTATTTGAAGCAGTTAATAATATTAGAACCGTAAAAGTAATGTCAATGATTGGTACATTATATAAAATGCTTACCTCCCGAACTGATATTCTATTCCGTAAGCTTAAAGAAAGAATTTTTTTATACCAATCACGTAACGCTTTTTTATCTTTTTGGGGAGGAGCTTTTAAAATAGCGATAATGATTTTGATAATAAAGGGTATCTTGGATGGCCAGTATGCAATTGGTTTCTTAATTTTGTTCAATATGTACTATGGAAACTTAAGCCATTCAATTGATGAGTTAGCTTTTGTGAGTGTAGATTTTGTTGCTGCAAAATTAAGTGTCTCTAGAATGAAAGCAATTTTAGATCAACCAATTACTATTGATGATGAAAAAGGAAAAAAATTATTATCTCGAGACTGGAAAAAAATCACCGTACAGAATGTATCCTTTTCTTATGGAGATAATAAAGTCCTTGACAATGTTTCGTTTGAAGTGCGACGGGGTGAAAAAATAGGTATTGTTGGGCTTTCAGGAGCAGGGAAGTCAACCCTTTTTAAATTATTATTAAAAGAACGAGAAGAGTTTGCTGGAGATATTCTTTTTGACTCCACGTCTATTAAAAAAATTAAAAGTAATGATTACTTTAAAGTCGCTTCAGTCGTTCTCCAGGATACAGAGGTGTTTAATTTTTCTTTGAAAGATAATATTACTATTACTAATGTTGAAGAAGAAAAAAATGAAAAGTTACTAAAGAAAGCCCTATCAACAGCGCATATTACTGATTTAGTGGCTAAGCTTCCTGATGGTTTGAATACATTGATCGGAGAAAAGGGTGTAAAGTTATCTGGAGGTGAAAGACAAAGATTGGGAATCGCTCGAGCTATTTTTAAAGAACCTCAAATTTTGTTGCTTGATGAAGCTACTTCTCATCTAGACCTTGAATCAGAAGAAAAAATTCGCGATTCATTAAATAAGTTTTTTGAAACCGTTACCGCTATTGTTATTGCACATAGGTTAACAACCATTAAACAAATGGATAAAATTTTAGTTATTGAAGATGGTAAAATTATTGAATCTGGGAATTTTGAAAAGTTGTATGCAGATCATGGAAGATTTTATGAATTATGGGAAAAGCAGAAACTATAA